One genomic region from Candidatus Eisenbacteria bacterium encodes:
- a CDS encoding GDP-mannose 4,6-dehydratase produces the protein MPRTRILVTGGAGFIGSHLVEALLSRGDEVWALDDLSTGRRSNFATYVSHPQFHFIEGNVTDPLTVAPLVERADQVFHLAAAVGVKYVVERPLQSLLTNIRGAEVVLEAAARTGVRVFLFSSSEVYGKGSGEPLKETDDQVLGPTSVSRWSYATGKAVDEFLAFSYWHEKKLPVVIVRCFNTCGPRQRGEYGMVIPRFIESALRGEPISVYGGGEQTRCFSYVGDVVRGVLLLAATDTTNGEIFNIGTQEEISILGLADRIKRFTGSTAPVVTIPYEEVYGRSFEDMERRVPNLSKIHRYVGYEPHVSLDELLRLTIADISLQVGISLQK, from the coding sequence ATGCCACGGACGCGCATTCTGGTCACGGGAGGAGCGGGTTTCATCGGATCCCACCTGGTCGAGGCCCTTCTCTCGAGGGGCGACGAGGTGTGGGCGCTGGATGATCTCTCCACCGGCCGCCGCTCCAACTTCGCCACCTACGTCTCCCACCCGCAGTTCCATTTCATCGAAGGAAACGTGACCGATCCGCTCACGGTGGCCCCGCTCGTGGAGCGGGCCGACCAGGTGTTCCACCTGGCCGCGGCGGTGGGGGTGAAGTACGTGGTGGAGCGCCCGCTGCAGTCGCTGCTCACCAACATCCGCGGCGCGGAAGTGGTGCTCGAGGCGGCGGCCCGGACCGGCGTCCGGGTGTTCCTGTTCTCCAGTTCGGAGGTGTACGGCAAGGGCAGCGGCGAGCCGCTCAAGGAGACCGACGACCAGGTGCTGGGGCCCACGTCGGTGTCGCGCTGGAGCTACGCCACCGGCAAGGCGGTGGACGAATTCCTGGCTTTCTCGTACTGGCACGAGAAGAAGCTGCCGGTGGTGATCGTGCGCTGCTTCAACACCTGCGGTCCGCGCCAGCGGGGCGAGTACGGCATGGTCATCCCCCGGTTCATCGAGTCGGCGCTGCGCGGGGAGCCCATCTCGGTGTATGGCGGCGGCGAGCAGACACGTTGCTTCTCGTACGTGGGCGACGTGGTGCGCGGGGTGCTGCTTCTGGCGGCCACCGACACCACCAACGGCGAGATCTTCAACATCGGCACCCAGGAGGAGATCAGCATCCTGGGACTGGCGGATCGAATCAAGCGCTTCACCGGTTCCACCGCGCCGGTGGTGACCATCCCCTACGAGGAAGTGTACGGCCGCTCCTTCGAGGACATGGAGCGCCGGGTGCCCAACCTGTCGAAGATCCACCGGTATGTGGGCTACGAGCCCCACGTTTCCCTCGACGAGCTGCTCCGCCTCACCATCGCCGACATCTCCCTTCAAGTCGGTATCTCGCTGCAAAAATAG
- a CDS encoding glycosyltransferase codes for MSEPPVKVMRIISRMNVGGPSIHVCLLTAGLREHGFETVLVKGSVTGDEVEMTDIETHYGVHPILVPALHRKMGSWNDVRALSALVALMRRERPRIVHTHTSKAGVLGRLAAWMCGVPITVHTFHGHLLHGYFHPMVTRFIVMLERALGRHTTRMIAVSRATRDDMVHERIVASEKLVHIPLGLPIDPLFDVPRKRGEFRAQLGVPVEVPLVGIVARLAEIKRHEVFLEAAARVRREMPEAHFALVGGGECEAALRRRAARPDLSGAVHFTGFRRDLGAILSDLDASALSSRNEGLPVAVIEAMAAGVPVVATDVGGVRELLGEEEAGLVVPPEDPEAFAAALLRLLRDPVLAGRLGRRGRERATRYREPELLRAIAALYRELLGA; via the coding sequence ATGAGCGAACCGCCGGTGAAGGTGATGCGCATCATCAGCCGCATGAACGTCGGCGGCCCTTCCATCCACGTGTGCCTGCTCACCGCGGGCCTGCGCGAGCACGGCTTCGAGACGGTGCTGGTCAAGGGCTCGGTCACCGGCGACGAGGTCGAGATGACCGACATCGAGACCCACTATGGCGTGCACCCCATCCTGGTCCCGGCGCTGCACCGGAAAATGGGGTCGTGGAACGACGTCCGCGCCCTCTCCGCGCTGGTGGCCCTGATGCGCCGGGAGCGCCCGCGGATCGTGCACACGCACACCAGCAAGGCGGGCGTGCTGGGAAGGCTGGCCGCGTGGATGTGCGGCGTGCCGATCACGGTGCACACATTTCACGGCCACCTGCTCCACGGCTACTTCCACCCGATGGTCACCCGCTTCATCGTGATGCTGGAGCGGGCCCTGGGACGGCACACCACCCGCATGATCGCGGTGAGCCGGGCCACCCGCGACGACATGGTGCATGAGCGGATCGTGGCCTCGGAGAAGCTGGTGCATATCCCGCTGGGCCTGCCGATTGATCCGCTGTTTGACGTGCCCCGCAAGCGGGGGGAATTCCGGGCGCAGCTGGGGGTGCCGGTGGAGGTGCCGCTGGTGGGCATCGTGGCCCGGCTGGCCGAGATCAAGCGCCACGAGGTGTTCCTGGAAGCCGCGGCCCGGGTGCGCCGGGAAATGCCGGAAGCGCATTTCGCGCTGGTGGGTGGAGGCGAATGCGAAGCCGCACTTCGCCGCCGTGCCGCCCGGCCCGACCTATCCGGCGCGGTGCACTTCACCGGCTTCCGCCGCGACCTTGGCGCGATCCTCTCCGACCTCGACGCGTCCGCGCTCAGTTCGCGCAACGAAGGACTTCCGGTGGCGGTCATCGAAGCCATGGCCGCCGGCGTGCCGGTGGTGGCCACGGACGTGGGGGGAGTCCGGGAGCTGCTGGGCGAGGAGGAGGCGGGGCTGGTGGTCCCGCCGGAGGACCCCGAGGCGTTCGCCGCCGCCCTGCTGCGCCTGCTGCGCGACCCGGTCCTGGCGGGCCGCCTCGGCAGACGGGGCCGCGAGCGCGCCACGCGCTACCGCGAGCCCGAACTGCTTCGGGCCATCGCCGCGCTCTACCGGGAGCTGCTCGGGGCCTGA
- the asnB gene encoding asparagine synthase (glutamine-hydrolyzing) yields the protein MCGIAGIYRRGGAPDERALRSMLARLHHRGPDDEGIFRGPGVLLGARRLSIIDIEGGHQPMAAGESVTVCQNGEIYNFLELRAELERAGEVFRTRSDTEVIGRLYRREGVAGLARLEGMFAAALFDGRTGELVLARDRSGIKPLYLVSGADGVAFASELSALVAAGLLAWEPDPEALRRFALFGFVTGAGSALRGAVRLEPGTACVFGAGGRRQVRFARAYSPFEASRPGAGAGPPGDPGRAGSVRTGSGHTDSGDLERELPTRLRAAVERHLRSDVPVGLFLSGGLDSGALAATLHELGVRAHAFTVGPPGGGHLDERPQAARLAAGFGMQHHDAALEAPDEAAMRELARAFDEPFADSSAYATLQVARLAREHVKVALSGTGGDETLSGYERYALPGLLRAVRFLPRGAAALLARGVGGLKPSRRSAAGEKLVRLGKLLSARAVSDPPAAYLGATAVAPGAWTPLFHGQESEAVAIGETLLRAAGLEDRPFDLAFGPACDHRLYLPDDLLVKEDRATMAVSLESRVPFLDVVWLAWTEAMGERVKRAGGTPKALMRRAMRGRLPDEALARPKHGFAMPVSEWLRAPAMRWVGPLLRGADGSLGTDSAAAARMFEAHVAGSTDAGGEIWALAMLELWSQEHRGAAGGTGGDA from the coding sequence ATGTGCGGCATCGCCGGCATCTACCGTCGAGGCGGCGCGCCGGACGAGCGCGCGCTGCGGTCGATGCTCGCGCGGCTGCACCACCGCGGGCCCGACGACGAAGGGATCTTCCGGGGGCCGGGGGTGCTGCTGGGAGCGCGCCGGCTTTCCATCATCGACATCGAGGGCGGTCACCAGCCCATGGCTGCGGGCGAGAGTGTGACCGTGTGCCAGAACGGGGAAATCTACAACTTCCTGGAGCTCCGCGCCGAACTGGAGCGTGCCGGCGAGGTGTTCCGCACCCGCTCGGACACCGAGGTGATCGGGCGGCTGTACCGCCGCGAGGGCGTGGCGGGCCTCGCGCGCCTGGAGGGCATGTTCGCCGCGGCCCTCTTCGACGGACGCACCGGGGAGCTGGTGCTGGCGCGGGACCGCTCGGGCATCAAGCCGCTGTACCTGGTGTCGGGCGCGGACGGCGTGGCCTTCGCCTCCGAGCTTTCCGCGCTGGTGGCGGCGGGTCTGCTGGCGTGGGAGCCCGATCCGGAGGCCCTCCGGCGCTTCGCTCTGTTCGGCTTTGTGACCGGTGCCGGCAGCGCGCTGCGCGGCGCGGTGCGGCTGGAACCGGGCACCGCGTGCGTCTTCGGCGCCGGGGGCCGGCGCCAGGTGCGCTTCGCGCGGGCCTATTCCCCGTTCGAAGCGTCCCGGCCGGGCGCGGGCGCCGGCCCGCCCGGTGACCCGGGGCGCGCCGGTTCCGTGCGCACCGGTTCGGGGCACACCGACTCCGGCGATCTCGAGCGTGAACTTCCCACCCGGCTGCGGGCCGCGGTGGAGCGCCACCTGCGCAGCGACGTGCCGGTGGGGCTGTTCCTGTCCGGGGGCCTGGACTCCGGCGCGCTGGCGGCCACGCTGCACGAATTGGGCGTGCGGGCCCACGCATTCACCGTGGGGCCCCCCGGGGGCGGGCACCTCGACGAGCGGCCCCAGGCGGCGCGCCTGGCGGCAGGCTTCGGCATGCAGCACCACGACGCCGCCCTGGAAGCGCCCGACGAGGCCGCCATGCGCGAGCTGGCACGGGCCTTCGACGAGCCGTTCGCCGATTCGTCCGCGTACGCCACGCTGCAGGTGGCGCGACTGGCCCGGGAGCATGTGAAGGTCGCGCTCTCCGGCACGGGCGGCGACGAGACGCTTTCTGGTTACGAGCGCTACGCCCTGCCCGGGCTGCTGCGCGCCGTGCGCTTCCTGCCCCGCGGCGCCGCGGCGCTGCTGGCCCGGGGCGTGGGCGGCCTGAAGCCGTCCCGGCGCAGCGCGGCCGGCGAGAAGCTGGTCCGGTTGGGCAAACTGCTCTCGGCTCGCGCGGTATCCGATCCGCCCGCGGCTTACCTCGGAGCCACCGCCGTGGCCCCGGGCGCATGGACGCCCCTGTTCCATGGGCAGGAATCCGAGGCCGTCGCCATCGGCGAGACCCTGCTCCGCGCCGCAGGGCTGGAAGACCGCCCCTTCGACCTTGCGTTCGGCCCTGCGTGCGATCACCGCCTGTACCTGCCCGACGACCTGCTGGTCAAGGAAGACCGCGCCACCATGGCGGTCTCGCTGGAGTCGCGGGTGCCGTTCCTGGACGTGGTGTGGCTGGCCTGGACGGAGGCCATGGGCGAGCGCGTGAAGCGCGCGGGAGGCACGCCCAAGGCCCTGATGCGCCGCGCCATGCGCGGGCGCCTGCCAGACGAGGCGCTGGCCCGCCCGAAGCACGGCTTCGCCATGCCGGTCTCGGAGTGGCTGCGCGCGCCCGCGATGCGGTGGGTGGGGCCGCTGCTGCGCGGGGCCGACGGCTCGCTGGGCACCGACTCCGCCGCGGCCGCCCGGATGTTCGAGGCGCACGTGGCCGGCAGCACCGACGCCGGCGGGGAGATCTGGGCGCTCGCGATGCTGGAGCTGTGGAGCCAGGAACACCGCGGCGCCGCAGGCGGAACCGGGGGAGACGCATGA
- a CDS encoding glycosyltransferase: MSRIRLGVVMVNANIGGTELSLLRLLRRYPRPEFEPHLCVLSGRGPLIADFEAAGVPVTALGAAGPMDLPRLLGLRDWIRATNPDILHGYLYAANLLVRMFGREGAPGGTPGVPGFHRGIRRRIVISIHGIDRWRASVHNLIESTQWAKADAVVTGSEAARQATWERFGRSVPVHLVRNSIEPLVCPPRDVARARLGLGEEPVVLCVANLIVYKQHRELIHAFQQVALGVPGARLLLAGQGPMLEPCRRLAARLGIAASVDFLGSRRDIADLYAACDVVALASSEESTPNTLYEAAFAARPVVATAVGGVPELVVDGETGVLVPVFEARPMADALIALLWDAERRARMGAAAAAHAQRHFRLEREVEEMVTFYRTLMAAAR, from the coding sequence ATGAGCCGCATCCGGCTGGGCGTGGTGATGGTCAACGCCAACATCGGCGGCACCGAGCTTTCCCTGCTGCGGCTGTTGCGCCGCTACCCGCGGCCGGAGTTCGAGCCGCACCTGTGCGTGCTCTCGGGGCGTGGCCCGCTGATCGCGGACTTCGAGGCCGCGGGAGTGCCGGTGACGGCCCTGGGAGCAGCCGGCCCCATGGACCTGCCGCGGCTGCTCGGGCTGCGCGACTGGATCCGGGCCACCAATCCGGACATCCTGCACGGGTACCTGTACGCCGCGAATCTCCTGGTGCGCATGTTCGGCCGGGAGGGCGCGCCGGGCGGCACGCCGGGGGTCCCCGGTTTCCACAGAGGCATCCGCAGGCGCATCGTGATCTCCATCCACGGCATCGACCGCTGGCGCGCGTCCGTGCACAACCTGATCGAGAGCACGCAGTGGGCGAAGGCCGACGCCGTGGTCACCGGCTCGGAGGCCGCGCGCCAGGCGACCTGGGAGCGTTTTGGCCGCTCCGTCCCCGTCCACCTGGTGCGCAACAGCATCGAGCCGCTGGTGTGCCCGCCGCGCGACGTGGCCCGCGCCCGACTGGGCCTGGGCGAGGAGCCGGTGGTGCTGTGCGTGGCCAACCTGATCGTCTACAAGCAGCACCGCGAGCTGATCCACGCGTTCCAGCAGGTGGCGCTGGGCGTGCCCGGGGCGCGGCTGCTGCTGGCGGGCCAGGGCCCCATGCTGGAGCCCTGCCGGCGCCTGGCCGCACGGCTGGGGATCGCGGCCTCGGTGGACTTCCTGGGCTCGCGGCGGGATATCGCCGACCTGTACGCGGCCTGCGACGTGGTGGCGCTGGCGTCGAGCGAGGAGAGCACGCCCAACACCCTGTACGAGGCCGCGTTCGCGGCGCGCCCGGTGGTGGCCACCGCGGTGGGAGGCGTGCCCGAGCTGGTGGTGGACGGCGAGACCGGCGTGCTGGTGCCGGTGTTCGAGGCGCGCCCCATGGCCGACGCTCTCATCGCCCTGCTGTGGGACGCGGAGCGTCGCGCGCGCATGGGTGCGGCGGCCGCGGCGCACGCGCAGAGGCATTTCCGCCTGGAGCGCGAGGTGGAGGAGATGGTCACGTTCTACCGCACGCTCATGGCGGCGGCCCGCTGA
- a CDS encoding flippase — protein MSGAPRVLRSLGQLVASELAIKVFSLAFFMLLARRAGAEGLGSWTYAFTFVSLFLYLFNFALGTLYTREAAARPGAAQELLDRYLPLRLALLGAGIALLVPAACLLHRQASPWLVLVFGASLAMGMLGELFRAVFRARQRMGYEAGLNFLERAGSALLGAGALLLGFRLVGVAAAWSVGALAAALAAVALARRAGIRWPQRFELRDSSAVLRQALPLVLLGVFGSIYFRQDVLLLRWLRTEREVGLYGAAYRLFEMFVFLPGSLSLAYLPAAAAARSESLESLRKLFRRAMALSFSLGCPLALMAAFRTDEAVRLLFGAGFAESVPAAQVLVWTLPLYFANTVVRSTLIVGRPRLPAVAVAAAIVANAALNLAWIPRMGITGAAWATLLTEVFLFLLQGVFVLRDLRVADLVAPLGPPVLACAGLAGVLWFGRGLSLWPALAVGAVAYAVLGTALRLWTPEEWRALLPGGLRPESLPVAPGTQGGGMGR, from the coding sequence GTGAGCGGCGCGCCGCGCGTGCTCCGGAGCCTGGGCCAGCTGGTGGCCTCCGAGCTGGCGATCAAGGTCTTCTCGCTCGCCTTCTTCATGCTCCTGGCGCGCCGTGCCGGGGCCGAGGGGCTGGGCAGCTGGACGTACGCGTTCACCTTCGTCAGCCTGTTCCTGTACCTGTTCAACTTCGCGCTGGGCACGCTCTACACGCGCGAGGCCGCCGCGCGGCCGGGCGCGGCCCAGGAACTGCTCGACCGCTACCTGCCGCTGCGCCTGGCGCTGCTGGGTGCCGGGATCGCCCTGCTCGTGCCCGCCGCCTGTCTCCTGCACCGCCAGGCTTCCCCGTGGCTGGTGCTCGTCTTCGGAGCCTCGCTGGCGATGGGAATGCTGGGCGAGCTGTTCCGCGCGGTGTTCCGCGCGCGGCAGCGCATGGGCTACGAGGCCGGGCTCAACTTCCTGGAGCGGGCGGGCTCGGCCCTGCTCGGCGCCGGCGCGCTGCTGCTGGGTTTCCGGCTCGTCGGCGTGGCCGCCGCCTGGTCGGTGGGGGCGCTGGCCGCGGCGCTGGCGGCCGTGGCCCTGGCGCGCCGGGCCGGGATCCGCTGGCCGCAGAGGTTCGAGCTGCGCGATTCCTCTGCGGTGCTCCGGCAGGCCCTGCCGCTGGTGCTCCTGGGGGTCTTCGGGAGCATCTACTTCCGCCAGGACGTGCTCCTGCTGCGCTGGCTGCGCACCGAGCGCGAGGTGGGACTGTACGGCGCCGCGTACCGGCTCTTCGAGATGTTCGTGTTCCTCCCCGGGAGCCTCTCGCTGGCCTACCTGCCGGCCGCGGCCGCCGCGCGCAGCGAGTCCCTCGAGAGCCTCAGGAAGCTCTTCCGTCGCGCCATGGCGCTCTCCTTCTCGCTCGGCTGCCCGCTGGCGCTGATGGCCGCGTTTCGGACGGACGAAGCGGTGCGGCTGCTGTTCGGGGCCGGCTTCGCGGAGTCGGTCCCGGCGGCGCAGGTGCTGGTGTGGACCCTGCCGCTCTACTTCGCCAACACCGTGGTGCGCAGCACGCTGATCGTGGGCCGGCCGCGCCTGCCGGCGGTGGCCGTGGCCGCGGCGATCGTGGCCAACGCCGCGCTCAACCTGGCCTGGATTCCGCGCATGGGCATCACGGGGGCCGCCTGGGCCACGCTGCTCACCGAGGTGTTCCTGTTCCTCCTGCAGGGGGTGTTCGTGTTGCGTGACCTGCGGGTGGCCGACCTGGTGGCCCCGCTGGGGCCGCCGGTCCTCGCCTGCGCCGGGCTGGCCGGGGTGCTCTGGTTCGGGCGGGGCCTGTCGCTGTGGCCCGCGCTTGCCGTCGGCGCGGTGGCCTACGCGGTGCTGGGCACGGCGCTGCGTCTGTGGACGCCGGAGGAGTGGCGCGCGCTGCTGCCGGGGGGCCTGCGGCCGGAGAGCCTGCCCGTCGCGCCGGGGACGCAGGGAGGGGGCATGGGCCGGTGA
- a CDS encoding O-antigen ligase family protein, with protein MSLTAQHREAPGPGTLWAAALGGAATVALALATPIGPLAALGAAILVLSALRPWWGVLTCVAVSLAMHADAMMAYRLTALGFSIYPPDAVGLATALGLGLSRVLGVSWGGAARLSRPLLLWLVYCYLMCGFALLRGLEPREVLADWRPFGHYAVALVIPAMLVSPARMRSLIWTLLVSSAFGSAYGIFHSLHNEQAKFYEINLGFARLTGGSEGVYAPMVCFGVAVLTLSRSRSLRAFAAAQLVLSGTATVLTYSRGAWLGTLAGLLVLGLVVMGRRPGRLLPVAFWVGVASVLVVKVLEWQGVPVVQGIVARGKETGGTRDIALLHRFVEYQTVWRAFLSNPVLGAGPGTLFHYFMPGMGWVSSSYTHNSFFYIAAKWGLLGLGLYLNFFVRFLWRAARAVRAERLDDRTVLLAGLLATVVALTGKSLSSWFLNIFHVSLWLGVMLGTLDALARPEPELPREIR; from the coding sequence ATGAGCCTCACCGCGCAGCACCGCGAAGCGCCGGGTCCCGGGACCCTGTGGGCCGCCGCCCTGGGCGGCGCCGCCACGGTGGCCCTGGCCCTGGCCACTCCCATCGGTCCCCTCGCCGCGCTGGGCGCGGCGATCCTGGTGCTCTCGGCCCTGCGCCCCTGGTGGGGGGTGCTTACCTGCGTGGCGGTCTCCCTGGCCATGCACGCCGACGCCATGATGGCGTACCGGCTCACGGCGCTGGGATTCTCCATCTATCCACCGGACGCGGTCGGCCTGGCCACCGCCCTCGGACTCGGCCTGTCCCGTGTGCTCGGCGTGTCGTGGGGGGGGGCGGCGCGACTCTCCCGCCCGCTGCTGCTGTGGCTGGTCTACTGCTACCTGATGTGCGGCTTCGCGCTCCTCCGCGGGCTCGAACCGCGCGAGGTGCTGGCGGACTGGCGCCCCTTCGGCCACTACGCGGTGGCGCTGGTGATTCCCGCCATGCTGGTCTCGCCGGCACGGATGCGCTCGCTCATCTGGACGCTGCTCGTGAGCAGCGCCTTCGGTTCGGCCTACGGGATCTTCCACTCGCTGCACAACGAGCAGGCCAAGTTCTACGAGATCAACCTGGGCTTCGCCCGCCTTACCGGCGGCAGCGAGGGGGTGTACGCGCCCATGGTGTGCTTCGGGGTGGCGGTGTTGACGCTGAGCCGCTCGCGGAGCCTGCGGGCCTTCGCGGCCGCGCAGCTGGTGCTTTCGGGCACCGCCACGGTGCTCACCTACTCGAGGGGTGCGTGGCTCGGCACGCTGGCGGGCCTGCTGGTCCTGGGCCTGGTGGTCATGGGCCGCCGGCCCGGCCGCCTCCTCCCGGTGGCTTTCTGGGTGGGAGTGGCCTCGGTGCTGGTGGTAAAGGTGCTCGAGTGGCAGGGGGTGCCGGTGGTGCAGGGCATCGTGGCGCGCGGCAAGGAGACCGGGGGCACCCGGGACATCGCCCTGCTGCACCGCTTCGTGGAATACCAGACCGTGTGGAGGGCGTTCCTTTCCAACCCGGTCCTGGGTGCCGGCCCGGGCACGTTGTTCCACTACTTCATGCCCGGGATGGGCTGGGTGAGCTCCTCCTACACCCACAACTCGTTCTTCTACATCGCGGCCAAGTGGGGACTGCTGGGCCTGGGGCTGTACCTCAACTTCTTCGTGCGCTTCCTCTGGCGCGCCGCCCGGGCGGTGCGCGCCGAGCGGTTGGACGACCGCACCGTCCTGCTCGCCGGACTTCTGGCCACCGTGGTGGCGCTCACCGGCAAGTCGCTCAGCAGCTGGTTCCTGAACATCTTCCACGTGAGCCTGTGGCTGGGCGTCATGCTGGGCACGCTGGACGCGCTCGCGCGTCCCGAGCCGGAGTTGCCCCGGGAGATCCGGTGA
- a CDS encoding SLBB domain-containing protein, protein MRHLARCLVLISLVPCLPRTALAADLPQLPAGMALERGVDRSAPAPVPMDGAVDPAAYRLGPGDVLTLSAGGMSEWTHTLTVSPEGTLRVPNLGVVRVAGSSLAQVRAELSSRLKPYFNRAPVDVMLTRPRSFKVVVAGDVVRPGPVTLAGPSRAWDALTLAGGYPGSLRRGLTLRRAGRESALDLMAFQRLGDLSQNPYLEDGDVLVAEPVRSVVYLGGGIALPGAYELRPDDLLGRLVQLAGGYVPAADTTRARILRFRDAFNSETLSVGGASAPLLSRVPLKDGDRVFVDVRAHYHEAATVDVLGAVLRPGGYPIEDGRTRFSEILAQAGGLGRDADSQRVNILRPTENPPPDTAYVSWLLRGQDLKGFEREYTKMRARARAQISLDLRAALAAPGSAADPALRQGDIVSVPQRATSVLVQGEVVRPGLVHYLAGSDLRSYVESAGGFTESADRGRVWVTLGATQQMVPADNVSSLKPGDVVWVPAKDRTSFWSAGKDLITVMAQLATILLVIREATRGTSTSTTP, encoded by the coding sequence ATGCGCCACCTCGCCCGCTGCCTGGTCCTCATCTCCCTCGTCCCGTGCCTGCCCCGGACCGCGCTCGCGGCGGATCTCCCACAGCTGCCCGCGGGCATGGCGCTCGAGCGGGGCGTGGACCGTTCCGCCCCCGCCCCGGTGCCGATGGACGGCGCGGTGGACCCCGCCGCCTACCGGCTGGGCCCCGGCGACGTGCTCACGCTCAGCGCGGGCGGCATGTCCGAGTGGACCCACACGCTTACGGTGAGCCCCGAGGGAACCCTTCGCGTCCCCAACCTGGGGGTGGTCAGGGTGGCCGGGTCTTCCCTGGCCCAGGTGCGGGCGGAGCTGTCGAGCCGGCTGAAGCCCTACTTCAACCGTGCGCCAGTGGACGTGATGCTCACCCGGCCGCGCAGCTTCAAGGTGGTGGTCGCCGGCGACGTGGTCCGGCCGGGCCCGGTGACGCTGGCCGGCCCCTCCCGCGCCTGGGACGCGCTTACGCTGGCGGGCGGCTACCCGGGCAGCCTGCGCCGCGGGTTGACCCTGCGCCGCGCGGGCCGGGAATCCGCGCTGGACCTGATGGCGTTCCAGCGACTCGGAGACCTGTCCCAGAATCCCTATCTCGAGGACGGCGACGTGCTGGTGGCCGAGCCGGTCCGCTCCGTGGTGTACCTGGGCGGCGGCATCGCGCTGCCCGGGGCCTACGAGCTGCGCCCGGACGACCTGCTGGGGAGGCTGGTGCAGCTGGCCGGCGGCTACGTGCCGGCCGCGGACACCACCCGGGCGCGCATCCTGCGCTTCCGGGACGCCTTCAACTCGGAGACCCTCAGCGTGGGCGGCGCGTCGGCACCGCTCCTGAGCCGCGTTCCCCTCAAGGACGGGGACCGCGTCTTCGTGGACGTGCGGGCCCACTACCACGAGGCCGCCACGGTGGACGTCCTGGGGGCGGTGCTGCGCCCGGGCGGTTACCCCATCGAGGATGGCAGGACGCGATTCTCCGAGATCCTGGCGCAGGCGGGCGGGCTCGGCCGGGATGCCGATTCCCAGCGCGTGAACATCCTGCGGCCCACCGAGAACCCGCCCCCGGACACGGCCTACGTCAGCTGGCTCCTGCGCGGCCAGGACCTCAAGGGCTTCGAGCGTGAGTACACCAAGATGCGCGCCCGTGCGCGCGCGCAGATCTCGCTCGACCTGCGCGCCGCCCTGGCCGCGCCCGGGTCGGCGGCCGACCCCGCCCTGCGCCAGGGCGACATCGTGTCCGTGCCCCAGCGGGCCACCTCGGTCCTGGTGCAGGGGGAGGTGGTCCGGCCCGGCCTGGTGCACTACCTGGCAGGTTCGGACCTCCGCAGCTACGTGGAGTCCGCCGGGGGCTTCACCGAGTCCGCCGACCGCGGCCGCGTGTGGGTGACGCTGGGCGCGACGCAACAGATGGTGCCCGCGGACAACGTGTCGAGTCTCAAGCCGGGCGACGTGGTGTGGGTGCCCGCGAAGGACCGCACCAGCTTCTGGTCCGCGGGCAAGGACCTGATCACGGTGATGGCGCAACTGGCGACCATCCTGCTCGTGATCCGCGAGGCCACGCGCGGCACTTCCACCTCGACGACGCCATGA
- the wecB gene encoding UDP-N-acetylglucosamine 2-epimerase (non-hydrolyzing) has translation MKVAPLMHALQRRGRLPAALVHTGQHYDPMMSEVFFQELGLPRPDVFLGVGSDTHARQTARIMTEFETVVLERRPRAVLVVGDVNSTVACALVCSKLGVRVGHVEAGLRSGDRGMPEEINRLLTDQLSDWLFTSCEDAGPNLLREGVDPRRIHFVGNVMIDTLKEHLAPADQSTVLPRLGLKKRGYAVLTLHRPSNVDDEGVLVPLLELLSALSKDMPILFPTHPRTLARLKDRWAPPEGSGLRFLDPLGYLDFLKLVKDARVALTDSGGIQEETTVLGVPCVTLRENTERPVTVTEGTNVLVGTDPAKLREEWKKVLTGRTKPGRIPKLWDGRASDRIAELLERLV, from the coding sequence ATGAAGGTCGCCCCGCTGATGCACGCCCTGCAGCGCCGCGGCCGCCTGCCCGCCGCGCTGGTGCACACCGGCCAGCACTACGATCCCATGATGTCCGAGGTGTTCTTCCAGGAGCTGGGCCTGCCGCGGCCCGACGTGTTCCTGGGCGTGGGCTCCGACACCCACGCCCGCCAGACCGCCCGGATCATGACCGAGTTCGAGACGGTGGTGCTGGAACGCCGGCCGCGCGCCGTGCTGGTGGTGGGGGACGTGAACTCCACCGTCGCCTGCGCGCTGGTGTGCTCCAAGCTGGGGGTGCGCGTGGGGCACGTGGAGGCCGGGCTGCGCAGCGGCGACCGGGGCATGCCCGAGGAGATCAACCGCCTGCTGACCGACCAGCTCTCCGACTGGCTGTTCACCAGTTGCGAGGACGCCGGGCCCAACCTGCTGCGCGAGGGCGTGGACCCCAGGCGGATCCACTTCGTGGGCAACGTCATGATCGACACCCTCAAGGAGCACCTCGCCCCCGCGGACCAGTCCACGGTCCTGCCGCGCCTCGGCCTCAAGAAGCGCGGCTACGCGGTGCTCACGCTGCACCGCCCCTCCAACGTGGACGACGAAGGGGTGCTGGTGCCGCTGCTGGAGCTGCTGAGCGCGCTCTCCAAGGACATGCCCATCCTGTTCCCGACGCACCCGCGCACGCTGGCACGGCTCAAGGACCGCTGGGCCCCTCCCGAAGGCTCCGGCCTGCGTTTCCTGGATCCGCTTGGCTACCTGGATTTCCTCAAGCTGGTCAAGGACGCGCGCGTCGCCCTGACGGATTCGGGCGGCATCCAGGAGGAGACCACCGTGCTGGGCGTTCCGTGCGTGACGCTGCGGGAGAACACCGAGCGGCCCGTGACCGTGACCGAGGGCACCAACGTGCTGGTGGGCACCGACCCGGCGAAGCTGCGCGAGGAGTGGAAGAAGGTGCTGACCGGGCGCACCAAGCCGGGCCGCATCCCCAAGCTGTGGGACGGCCGGGCCTCGGACCGGATCGCGGAGCTGCTCGAGCGGCTGGTGTGA